In the genome of Variibacter gotjawalensis, one region contains:
- a CDS encoding YbfB/YjiJ family MFS transporter, translated as MAPPSENPINPLLVAIGGAVAMATYMGLGRFVYTPILPVMVEHLGYSKGQVGVIASSNFLGYLTGVLIGATPWIKGSRRAWALAMLALSAVTTGALAFFSSILVLSVLRFVGGVASAIGFVFLAALVIDRLTQAGRVGLLSVQFAGVGIGIASSAFMVSVMIRCGAGPYGLWLACGAAGLVSILLVALLIPARTDTPVAAAASGSRGGMINSAIIRIFLAYSLYGFGYVITVTFLVAIVRANPAIQPLEFWIWIIVGLAAAPSIALWNRIARKLGPKRTYALACVAEAIGVASSVLWQEPAGAILAAVLLGGTFVALTPLGIAAAREHAAGDPRIIISGISVGFGIGQIIGPIFAGWLFDSIGSFMPSTLAAAGALLVAAGLMLSIRPARV; from the coding sequence GTGGCCCCGCCTAGCGAAAACCCCATCAACCCACTGCTCGTCGCAATCGGCGGTGCAGTCGCGATGGCGACCTATATGGGGCTCGGGCGCTTCGTCTACACGCCGATCCTTCCCGTGATGGTCGAGCATCTCGGCTACTCCAAAGGGCAAGTCGGCGTTATCGCCTCGTCGAACTTTCTCGGCTATCTCACCGGCGTTCTGATCGGCGCAACGCCGTGGATCAAAGGCTCGCGGCGCGCCTGGGCGCTCGCAATGCTCGCTCTCAGCGCGGTGACGACCGGCGCGCTGGCCTTCTTCTCCTCGATCCTTGTGCTGTCCGTGCTGCGCTTCGTCGGCGGCGTCGCGAGTGCGATCGGCTTCGTCTTCCTCGCCGCACTTGTGATTGATCGCCTGACGCAAGCCGGACGCGTCGGCTTGCTCTCGGTGCAATTCGCCGGTGTCGGCATCGGCATCGCGAGCTCGGCCTTCATGGTCTCGGTGATGATCCGCTGTGGCGCCGGGCCTTATGGTCTGTGGCTGGCCTGCGGCGCCGCCGGTCTTGTATCGATCCTCCTGGTCGCGCTGCTAATCCCGGCCCGCACCGACACGCCTGTGGCAGCCGCAGCATCAGGATCGCGCGGCGGCATGATAAACTCCGCGATCATCCGCATCTTCCTCGCTTATTCGCTCTACGGCTTCGGCTACGTCATTACGGTGACGTTCCTCGTCGCGATTGTGCGCGCCAACCCGGCGATCCAACCGCTCGAATTCTGGATCTGGATCATCGTCGGTCTTGCGGCCGCGCCGTCGATCGCGCTGTGGAACCGCATCGCGCGAAAGCTCGGCCCGAAGCGCACTTACGCACTCGCCTGCGTCGCCGAAGCGATCGGCGTTGCGTCGAGCGTGCTGTGGCAGGAGCCGGCCGGTGCGATACTCGCCGCTGTCTTGCTCGGCGGCACATTCGTCGCGCTGACGCCGCTCGGCATCGCGGCGGCGCGCGAACATGCGGCGGGGGATCCGCGCATCATCATCTCGGGAATTTCCGTCGGCTTCGGCATCGGCCAAATCATCGGCCCGATTTTTGCGGGCTGGCTGTTCGACAGCATCGGAAGCTTCATGCCATCGACCCTCGCGGCGGCGGGAGCATTGCTCGTCGCGGCCGGGTTGATGTTGTCGATCCGACCAGCACGAGTCTAG
- a CDS encoding lysophospholipid acyltransferase family protein, with protein MIYIRSLAYNIVFFTNLIALLIAATPTFFMRRHGIIYFAKLWGLSSQWWLEKICGTKVEFRGLEKLPKGGFLIGSKHQSTWETCRLMPIVPDPAFILKKELQYIPVFGWFTRVGEMIAVDRSTGAQAIPLMMQQARRAIDEGRQIIIFPEGTRRPVDAPPNYKFGIARIYDELKVPCVPVALNAGLFWPRRKFLRFPGKIIVEILDPIPAGLSPPDFLARLQNDIETATNRLVAEGRADPVYQASRR; from the coding sequence GTGATCTATATTCGCTCGCTCGCCTACAACATCGTCTTTTTCACCAATCTGATCGCGCTGCTGATCGCCGCGACTCCGACATTCTTCATGCGCCGGCACGGCATCATCTATTTCGCCAAGCTTTGGGGTTTGTCGAGCCAATGGTGGCTGGAGAAAATCTGCGGCACGAAAGTCGAATTCCGCGGCCTCGAGAAACTGCCGAAGGGTGGTTTTCTCATCGGCTCAAAACATCAGTCGACGTGGGAGACTTGCCGCCTGATGCCGATCGTTCCGGATCCGGCTTTCATCTTGAAGAAAGAACTTCAGTACATCCCGGTCTTCGGCTGGTTCACGCGCGTCGGGGAAATGATCGCGGTCGATCGCAGCACAGGCGCGCAAGCCATTCCGTTGATGATGCAGCAGGCGCGCCGCGCGATCGACGAAGGCCGGCAGATCATCATCTTCCCGGAGGGCACGCGCCGCCCCGTCGATGCGCCGCCGAACTACAAATTCGGTATTGCGCGCATTTACGATGAGCTCAAAGTGCCATGTGTGCCGGTGGCGCTGAATGCAGGCCTGTTCTGGCCGCGGCGAAAATTCTTGCGCTTTCCCGGAAAGATCATCGTCGAAATTCTCGATCCGATCCCTGCCGGTTTATCGCCGCCCGACTTTCTCGCGCGGCTCCAAAACGATATTGAGACGGCGACGAATCGGTTGGTCGCGGAAGGCCGCGCCGACCCGGTCTATCAAGCGTCGCGAAGATAG
- a CDS encoding YdcF family protein — protein MSHDLTATDPTKPPILVRAMRRTVILAVLTAVLVFSAGFVWFAGSIATRETRLVRNADGIVVLTGGSSRVDDAVELLSRGHGKRLLISGVHRMTSPRDLARISPKFERLAECCIDLDYFAVNTLGNASETQRWTREQNFKSLIVVTSSYHMPRAMAELSHKLPEVELIPFPVVSEKLREEPWWESLPTARLVATEYIKFVVAKLRMQVEPPGATPTEASSSRMGAMAEPIP, from the coding sequence ATGTCGCACGATCTCACAGCGACCGATCCGACGAAGCCGCCCATCCTGGTACGCGCCATGCGCCGCACCGTGATTCTGGCGGTTTTGACGGCTGTCCTGGTCTTCAGCGCAGGATTCGTGTGGTTCGCGGGCAGCATCGCGACGCGCGAGACGCGGCTCGTGCGCAACGCCGACGGGATCGTGGTTCTCACTGGGGGCTCGTCACGCGTCGACGACGCGGTTGAGCTGCTCTCGCGCGGTCACGGCAAGCGCCTGCTGATCAGCGGCGTGCATCGCATGACGTCGCCGCGCGATCTTGCGCGCATCTCGCCGAAATTCGAGCGCCTCGCCGAGTGCTGCATCGATCTTGACTACTTTGCCGTGAACACGCTCGGCAATGCGTCGGAGACGCAGCGCTGGACGCGCGAGCAGAACTTCAAATCGCTGATCGTCGTGACGTCGAGCTATCACATGCCGCGCGCGATGGCGGAGCTCTCGCACAAGCTACCGGAGGTCGAACTCATCCCGTTCCCGGTAGTGAGCGAGAAACTGCGCGAAGAGCCGTGGTGGGAGAGCCTGCCGACGGCTCGTCTCGTTGCGACCGAATACATCAAATTCGTCGTCGCCAAGCTGCGCATGCAGGTCGAACCGCCGGGCGCTACGCCCACTGAGGCCTCGTCCAGCCGCATGGGCGCGATGGCGGAACCAATCCCGTAG
- a CDS encoding cell division protein FtsX has protein sequence MSLTEARDRYPVVDLQKRKRSLATPVIPVPEPVKPRPVPQRAAPQPKQKSARPSPLIQPKSIAGRSLIAVIAIMTFLASLTLGVVVLVRTSASDWQAEVSRELTVQIRPADGRDIEADVAAAEALLRNAPGIARARAYSLAESSQLLEPWLGSGVQLSGLPVPRLIVVNAMPDTIVDMAALKARLLTAVPTASLDDHRAFIERMRHMTRLAVLTGTTVLLLMLGATVLLVGFATRGAMASNHQIVEVLHFVGAKNRYIAGQFQRHFLRLGMRGAIIGGGAAMLVFVALRYSSAPLGATTEMELASMFGTLSLGPNGYAGMTGVIILVAAVAGMTSRWTVHRTLKTLD, from the coding sequence ATGTCCTTGACTGAAGCGCGCGACCGCTATCCCGTCGTCGATCTGCAGAAACGTAAACGCTCGCTGGCAACGCCCGTCATTCCGGTGCCGGAGCCGGTGAAACCGCGCCCTGTGCCGCAGCGTGCCGCGCCGCAGCCGAAGCAGAAATCCGCACGGCCGTCGCCGTTGATCCAACCGAAATCGATTGCGGGACGTTCACTCATCGCCGTCATCGCGATCATGACGTTCCTGGCGTCGCTGACGCTTGGCGTCGTCGTGCTGGTGCGCACCTCTGCAAGCGACTGGCAGGCGGAAGTCTCGCGCGAACTGACCGTGCAGATCCGTCCGGCGGATGGGCGCGATATCGAGGCGGATGTCGCGGCGGCCGAAGCGTTGCTGCGCAATGCGCCCGGCATCGCGCGGGCGCGCGCCTATTCGCTTGCCGAATCCTCGCAGCTGCTCGAGCCGTGGCTCGGCAGCGGCGTGCAGCTTTCCGGCCTGCCGGTGCCGCGTCTGATCGTCGTCAACGCGATGCCGGATACGATCGTCGACATGGCGGCGCTCAAAGCGCGGCTGCTCACGGCAGTGCCGACGGCATCGCTCGACGATCATCGCGCCTTCATCGAACGCATGCGCCACATGACTCGCCTCGCTGTTCTCACCGGCACGACGGTGCTGCTGCTGATGCTCGGTGCGACGGTTCTCTTGGTCGGCTTCGCGACGCGCGGCGCGATGGCCAGCAATCATCAGATCGTCGAGGTGCTGCATTTCGTCGGCGCCAAGAACCGTTACATCGCGGGGCAATTCCAGCGGCACTTCCTGCGGCTCGGCATGCGCGGGGCGATCATCGGCGGCGGAGCCGCCATGCTCGTCTTCGTTGCGCTGCGGTATTCGTCGGCGCCGCTCGGCGCCACCACCGAAATGGAACTCGCATCGATGTTCGGGACTTTGTCGCTTGGGCCGAACGGCTATGCAGGCATGACCGGGGTGATTATCCTGGTCGCGGCTGTCGCCGGGATGACCTCGCGATGGACCGTACATCGCACGCTAAAGACTTTGGATTGA
- the ftsE gene encoding cell division ATP-binding protein FtsE has protein sequence MVRFENVSVRYGEGAEVLRDLSFDIRPGSFQFLTGPSGAGKTSLLKLLFMSLKPSHGRVELFGHDTDKLCKEDLAVLRRRVGLVFQDFRLLDHLTTYENVALPLRVLGRTEASYRNEVVELLRWVGLGDRLTALPPTLSGGEKQRAAIARAVIAQPELLLADEPTGNVDPAMAQRLLRLFVELNRSGTSIVIATHDLALMDEYDARRMVLHEGHLHVLD, from the coding sequence GTGGTCCGGTTTGAGAATGTGAGCGTGCGTTACGGTGAGGGGGCCGAGGTCTTGCGTGACCTCAGCTTCGATATCCGGCCGGGCTCGTTTCAGTTTCTCACCGGGCCGTCGGGCGCCGGCAAGACGTCGCTCCTCAAGCTGCTGTTTATGTCGCTGAAGCCGAGCCACGGGCGGGTCGAACTCTTCGGCCACGACACCGATAAGCTCTGCAAGGAAGACCTCGCGGTGCTGCGCCGGCGCGTCGGCCTCGTCTTCCAGGATTTCCGTCTGCTCGACCATCTGACGACGTACGAGAATGTCGCGCTGCCGCTGCGCGTTCTCGGCCGCACGGAGGCGAGTTACCGCAACGAAGTCGTCGAACTGTTGCGCTGGGTCGGTCTCGGCGATCGCTTGACCGCGTTGCCGCCGACGCTGTCGGGTGGCGAGAAGCAACGCGCCGCGATCGCGCGCGCCGTCATCGCGCAGCCCGAACTGCTGCTCGCCGACGAGCCGACCGGCAACGTCGATCCCGCGATGGCGCAGCGGCTGCTGCGGCTGTTCGTCGAACTCAATCGCTCCGGGACGTCAATCGTCATCGCGACGCACGATCTCGCGCTGATGGATGAATACGACGCGCGCCGCATGGTGCTGCACGAAGGACATCTCCATGTCCTTGACTGA
- a CDS encoding DUF3426 domain-containing protein — MLIDCPHCAAGYDLDVSELAEGGFIRCAHCRTMWAPNEADPPALGPQTPRRSSIVLEASPRTRSEPRDIIDIEVFYEEITKPAPRDPYEPPPEVFRYAPEAEPVRIVEAPARPAEAKRPVEAKVALEPKLFAAPVSEAAEPAEPSTALAIIESKTETFEDLEAFVRGVPALAADAPPEKPAAPLRLVKDEPAAKKKDRPKRARWPYAAASLAAAIVGLVVMRVDVVRLAPQTAGVYAAFKLPVNVRGLTFADVRTAQEKQDGIDVLVVTGSIANGTRKPVDLPKLRMALLDAGGAEVFTWATAAGKTSLAPGETLPFRSRVASPPANAHDIQVRFVSGRDTATP, encoded by the coding sequence ATGCTGATCGACTGCCCCCATTGCGCCGCCGGATATGACCTCGACGTCTCGGAGCTTGCCGAGGGCGGTTTCATTCGCTGTGCCCATTGCCGCACGATGTGGGCCCCCAACGAAGCCGACCCGCCGGCGCTCGGACCGCAGACGCCGCGCCGTTCCTCGATCGTCCTCGAAGCGAGCCCCAGAACGCGGAGTGAGCCGCGCGACATCATCGACATCGAGGTCTTCTACGAAGAAATCACCAAACCCGCGCCGCGCGACCCTTATGAGCCGCCGCCGGAAGTCTTCCGCTATGCTCCCGAAGCCGAACCCGTTCGCATCGTCGAGGCGCCGGCCCGTCCCGCCGAGGCAAAGCGCCCCGTCGAGGCAAAGGTCGCCCTGGAGCCGAAACTGTTCGCAGCGCCGGTGAGCGAAGCCGCCGAGCCCGCCGAGCCTTCCACGGCTCTCGCAATCATCGAATCCAAAACCGAGACCTTCGAGGACCTCGAAGCTTTCGTACGCGGCGTTCCGGCTTTGGCCGCCGATGCTCCGCCCGAAAAACCGGCTGCGCCGCTGCGCCTCGTCAAGGACGAACCGGCTGCGAAGAAGAAGGATCGTCCGAAGCGCGCGCGCTGGCCTTATGCGGCAGCGAGTCTTGCCGCCGCGATCGTTGGGCTTGTCGTCATGCGTGTCGACGTCGTGCGCCTCGCACCGCAGACTGCAGGGGTCTACGCCGCGTTTAAGTTGCCCGTGAACGTGCGCGGCCTCACTTTCGCGGATGTTCGCACCGCGCAAGAGAAACAGGACGGCATCGACGTCCTCGTCGTCACCGGCTCGATCGCCAACGGGACGCGCAAACCGGTCGACCTGCCGAAGCTGCGGATGGCTTTGTTGGATGCCGGCGGCGCCGAAGTCTTCACCTGGGCCACCGCCGCCGGAAAAACCTCCCTGGCGCCGGGCGAGACGCTGCCGTTCCGCTCCCGCGTCGCCTCACCGCCCGCGAACGCGCACGACATCCAAGTCCGCTTCGTCAGCGGCCGCGATACGGCGACGCCTTAA